The DNA segment ATATCCTCAAAATTCCCTGTTTGCTGTCTTCGACGCTCTTGTAGTTTGCTATGAACTTCTCCTTCAGGAGGACTCTGGCTATTTCAGCCTTGAACCTCGACGAAGGGATTTCAACTCTCTTGTGCCTTGCCTTGCAGGCATTCCGAATTACAGTGAGCATGTCTGAAATCGGATCGGATACGGACATATGTTCTCCTACCAGCTAGACTTCACAACACCTGGGATCAAACCGTCGAGGGCAAGCTCTCTGAAGCATATCCTGCACATTCCGAACTTTCTGATATAGCCCCGGGGCCTCCCGCATCTGTGACATCTGTTGTAAGCTCTCACCTTGAACTTGGGTTCTTTTTTCCATTTCTCAATCAATGCCTTCTTTGCCACTCTTCCTCCTCTTACTTTGCTTTGAACGGCATTTCCATGAGCCTCAAGAGTTCAAGACCCTCTTCATCGGTCCTTGCGGTCGTCACTATCGTCACATCCAGCCCCCTCACCTTGCCCACCTTGTCGTAGTTGACCTCCGGAAAGATAATCTGTTCGGTGAGCCCGATCGAATAGTTTCCCCTTCCGTCGAAGGACTTTGTGGAGAGTCCCCTGAAATCGCGAATCCTAGGGATGGCAATATTGGTGAGCCTGTCATAGAACTCGTACATCCTGTCTCCCCTGAGTGTTACGGCACAGCCAATAGGAGCACCCGCTCTCAGCTTGAAATTCGCAATCGATCTCCTGGCACGCCTGATGGTAGGCTTCTGGCCTGTGATGGCCGCGAGCTCACTTGCGGCAGAATCCAGGAGCTTGATGTTCTGAAGGGCATCGCCCACTCCCATATTGACAACTATCTTGTCAAGCCGCGGAGCTTGAAGCGCATTCTTGTATCCAAAGCGCTTCACCAGGGCAGGAACAACCTGTGAATCATACTTTTTCTTTAGTCTTGCCTTCATAGTCTCATCACTTTTGTCTTGAAATTGTCTCCCCGCAGATCTTGCAGAGTCTTTCTTTGGTTCCATCTTCCAGGGTATGGAAAGAAATCCTCACGCCCCTGTCGCATTTTGAGCAATAGAGGAGAACATTCGACGCGTTTATCGGAGCCTCTTTTTCAATGATTCCCCCCGGAGATCCCGGCCCCTTGGTCTTCACGTGTTTCTTGACAAGGTTCACCTTTTCAACAATGATCTTTCCATCATCCGGAAAGATCTTGAGTACCTTTCCT comes from the Candidatus Eisenbacteria bacterium genome and includes:
- the rplX gene encoding 50S ribosomal protein L24, with protein sequence MASTAVTKNDSVVVISGDDKGKRGKVLKIFPDDGKIIVEKVNLVKKHVKTKGPGSPGGIIEKEAPINASNVLLYCSKCDRGVRISFHTLEDGTKERLCKICGETISRQK
- a CDS encoding type Z 30S ribosomal protein S14 gives rise to the protein MAKKALIEKWKKEPKFKVRAYNRCHRCGRPRGYIRKFGMCRICFRELALDGLIPGVVKSSW
- the rplE gene encoding 50S ribosomal protein L5, which gives rise to MKARLKKKYDSQVVPALVKRFGYKNALQAPRLDKIVVNMGVGDALQNIKLLDSAASELAAITGQKPTIRRARRSIANFKLRAGAPIGCAVTLRGDRMYEFYDRLTNIAIPRIRDFRGLSTKSFDGRGNYSIGLTEQIIFPEVNYDKVGKVRGLDVTIVTTARTDEEGLELLRLMEMPFKAK